Below is a window of Saccopteryx bilineata isolate mSacBil1 chromosome 11, mSacBil1_pri_phased_curated, whole genome shotgun sequence DNA.
gagagaaaggggagggggaagggtagagaagcagatggatgcttctcctgtgtgccctggccaggaattgaacctgggacatccacacgccgggcttaTACTCTATCACtgcaccaactggccagggcccataggtaTTCTTATTATGCCCACTTTATAGGTTAAGTAACTGACTCCAGTCACCAAGTGGCACAACCAGGGTTTGATCCTAACTAGCCTGACTCCACAGACTACACTCTTAATCACAAGCTGTACTCCATCTCCAGGTTAACTCAACTCTGCTGTGAACCAGCTTGTGAACCTGACTGAGGTACCTTCCAGCACTGGTAGTCTAAGCCTGTTTAATTATAGGAAGGACCAGaccagtgaatatactattaGCCTGAGAACCGGCTAAGAGCAGAAACCTCAAACATAAATGAATACAGGTAAGGACTCACAGAGTTAGTCAAATGGCCTTAGATGAGGGGAGGGGTCCTTAGTTATAAGCttacatttagtttaactataaaaatagaatacaaactgcctgaccaggcggtggcgcagtggatagagcgtcgggctgggatgcagaggacccgggttcaagaccccgaggtcgccagcttgagtgcaggctcatctggtttgaggaaaagcccaccagcttgaacccaaggtcgctggctccagcaaggggttactcggtctgtcgctggctccagcaaggggttactcggtctgctgaaggcccacggtcaaggcacatatgagaaagcaatcaatgaacaactaaggtgttgcaatgcgcaatggaaaactaatgattgatgcttctcatctctctccattcctgtctgtctgcccctgtctatccctctctctgactcactctctgtctctgtaaaaaaaaaaaaaaatttttaaaaatagaatacaaaCTATTCAAGGATTCATATGATATGAATTAGCTGAGAAGTCTCACATTAGTTAAGATTTAAATTTAGATATAAAACGTTTAGAAATCAAAAGAGAGGGTTGCACatacagtaaaagaaaatattgtcagACTTATgacaataagagagagagagagagacatcgatttgtcaTTCTGTTCTGCATTCACTGCTTGATTCtgattatgtgccctgaccagggatagaaccttcaaccttggtgtatggggatgattctctaaccaatggagtaccagccagggcctgaatagacTTCTTAATAAAAATACTGAGCTCATTTTGGAGGGCCTCCTGGTTACCCAGAACCACACTCTAGGAGTTCTAGGGAGTCACATTTGTTACAGTGCCTTGGAACCAAAGCTTGCCATCTGTGAGATGTCTGGTCAGCTGCAAGCTGACTGCGGCGGTGGAACCCCGCCCCTAAAGGCTGGAAGAACATTTTCAACCATGAATGTATTTGTCAgcaacatttcaaaggcatgtctATCTGATGACTCAGTGCAGGACTGTTTTGAGATTACCATATGTGAGTGTCAAAAGTCAAGAAAGCTCTAtgcttgccctggctggctggctcagcggtagagcttcagcccggtgtgtggaagtcccaggttcgattcccggtcaggacacataggagaagcgcccatctgcttctctacccttcccccttctcctttctctctatctctctcttcccctcctgcagccaaggctccactggagcaaagttggcctgggcgctgaggatggctccatggcctctgcctcaggcactagaatggctctggttgcagcagaacaatgccccagatgggcagagcatcgccccctggtgggaatgccaggtggatcccagtccagggcatgtggaagtctgtctgtctgcctcccagcttctcacttcagaaaaatacaaaaacaagcaaaaaaacaaaaaacaaaaaaagaaagtgctgTACTCATGATTTAGCTATCAAAATGATCACTACTGCGGAAGCAGAATGACCctgaccatgaacatgagctgttgATTAAACAAGGTGCCTTATGATTTGACAAACCTGAAGAGCCCAGGACGCTAAACTTTTCGATGGCACCCCTCCACCTGCAGTGACTCTTCAGTCCCCAGTTAATATTTACACCGTGTGGTTTCTGCAGGTCCAGTGTGCAGGGCTGAGACAAAAGGATAAGAAGTAACCAAAAGGGAGCCAAATACCAGTTGTCACAAAAGAGGAAACATTTGCCTCCAGGAAAGCAAATAATCCGTGAGCAAGGTAATGGGCTAGTTAAATGTAAAAAGGCTCAGTGAAATGAATGACAGCTATGGAGGTGGGCATGGAGGAATGGCAATACTTAACAAAGGACACGCCTCTATTGCAGCCCCTcccagaaagaggaaaaaagcccCCTCTTTTTGGAGAACTATACAACTGTGCTGACATTAGTAACACCACCAGGGTTCCCCACAAAATGCAAGAAtgttttgaagtttaaaaaatttttttaaattatatttacaaattgtaaatatttttaaattgtaaaagatAGTTAAGTCAGAGAGGGAGAACTTGAAAATATGAATGGATCTTCCAAACGGGCGATACCCTAGCATGTGGGAACAAGGCAGAGTATCATGGAAGCTGATGTGTACACATGTTGACATCAAGACTGGGCTCTAGTAACCCTGGCAGAGAAAACAGAAGTTTCAAAAGCTAATGcttataaacaataaaacactTTCACAACTGTCAGCTCATATGCTCCCCCAAATAAGCTCATGAAACCCAGGAGCTAGTCTTGTTCCCATTTAACAGAAAACAGAATGAGATTCAGTAGAACAAAGTGAAATATCCAAAGTCCAAACCCAAACCCCAGGCTCTACCCTTACTCCTACACCAGGCATTGACActaacatataataaatatgtgaatTTAGTGGTTattaattaattcaacaaatgtaTTTTAGTTGTTGTACCACTTATATTGCCAGAATTTATGAGGTTCTCACAAACACTTAgtattgttagttttttttatgatatattgctttctttgaaagattttttttaatttattttttttattttatttattcattttagagagaggagacagagagagaagggagggaggagcagaaagcatcaactcccatatgtgccttgaccagggaagcccggggttttgaaccggcgacctcagtgttccaggtcgatgcttttacccactgcgccaccgcaggtcaggctaacaAATGTATTTTGAAGCCTATGAAGAGCCAAACCTCAGGCAAATCAATGCTCTGAAGGTGCTTGCAGTCCAATTGGGAAGTGGGCGTGTAAGCAGACAAAAGAGTAGATAAAAAGTTCTGTAAGACctgacctgggccctggccagttggctcagtggtagagtgtcagcctggtgtgtggaagtcctgggttcaattccttgtcagggcacataggagaagcgcccatctgcttctccacccttccccctctcctttctatctctctcttctcctcccacagtcaaggttccattggagcaaagttggcccgggcgctgaggatggctccatggcctccgccagGTACGAGAAAGGCTCTGGCTGCAacgaagcaatggcccagatgggtggagtatcgcccctggtgggcacatctggtggatcctggtccggcgcatgcaggagtctgtctgactgcctccccgcttctaactttggaaaaattaaaaaattaaaaaaaaaaaaaaaaagacctgacctgtggtggcacagtggataaagcgttggcctggaaatgctgaggtggctggttggaaaccctgggcttgcctggtcaaggcacatacaggaagcaactactagttgatgcttccgcttctcccccctctttctccatttctctatctctcctttctctaaaaatcaataaaaaaattttttaagttctaTAAGGACATATAACACATATACAACATGAAATGGCCAccaaagtgtacccagcaaattaGGTTACATTGTTCTAAAGAAGGGTGGACGGCCACATGGAGTCTTTAAAAAGGAGTCAGAAGgcttgaccaggcgatggtgcagtggatagagcgtcagactgggatgccaaggacccaggttcgagaccccgaggttgccagcttgagcgtgggctcatctggtttgagcaaaagctcaccagcttggacccaaggtcgctggctcgagcaaggggctactcagactgctgaaggcccacggtcaaggcacatatgagaaagcagtcaatgaacagctaaggtgtcacaatgtgcaacaaaaaactaatgattgatgcttctcatatcttcgttcctgtctgtctgtccctatctatccccccccctctgtgaaaaattaaaaaattaaaaaaaataaaaaggagtcaAAAGGCAGCTTTTCAATAGGATGTCCGCCTCCAGTCTCCAGCTCTGACTGGGATGCCCAGTACTagttactgagaaaaaaaaatccttctagcATAGAGAAAAGGAATTCATCAGCCTCGTAACCTGGTAGACATAGCCAACCTCTTTTGCTCAAATGCTGAACTAACCAAACAGCCTTCCAAACACCGGGTTGATCCATTCcagcaaaaggaaataaaaagccaCTCTAAACAACCCGTTGCTGTTTATCCTGCCAAGGCTCTCTTTTCATTTGTGAATTAATAGACGGTTGTTCTGGTCTACAAGGCAACTGTGGGAAAATTCTCACGAGTCAATTTTCTACACACTGCCATCCAATGGAAATTTCCATGATTATGTTCAATAGGGCAGCAAGTCACCTGTGGCTATTGAACATTTGAAATGAGGCTAGGGAAACTGAAGAAGTGatttataatgttatttaatcttaattaatttaaatagccacagaGAGCTAGTGGCTACTGATTGGACAGCATAGCTCTAGACCCCTATTCCAAGTATGGCCTGTGGGTCTGCAGTGTCTGCATCACCTTataagcttgttagaaatgcagaatctcggGCCCCGCCTTAGACTCAGAATCCTCATattaacaagatccccaggtgaTCTGTCCAGGCATTAGAGTTCGAAAATGGCATGCTTACTTCTGAATGAGCTGgaataacaaaagaaaaggaatgaccAAGGACCACATTTGTGGTGATCTCTCCAAACTGCAGACACTCACACTTGAGACTGGTGACCAGTATAAGGGGTCTTCTTTCTTTGTATCTGTCCCTCCACCATCCCATTGCAGAAAGGGGGAAAGTGAAAAGAGAGAACCTGGAACAATCCCTCTAAGGAAAgtaagggaggtgggagggaaggtgggaagAGCATGTGCTTCTCAGGGACATTATCACTGATAACGATTGAATAGGGATGATGGTTCTGTGAGAGTTCATTGcattattttctctacttttgcgtatatttgacatttttcaaaattaaacacTGGATGCCATTTCAGAGATGATGTGTGCGATGGTCAGCCACAGTGATCTCTCCTCCTGGTATTCCCCCCCTTGTGTACTCTCCTTCCAAACTGAATCAGGGCTAGTCCATGCAACTGCAGTGGAGGTGACAGGTGTGACCTCGGAGAGCTGGGCCAATGTGACTTCTGCCTGGCTCCCTCTAGGATATCCTGCTGTGAGGGAGGTCAGCTACCCTGCTGGGAGGACACTCAAGCAGTCCTGTGGAGAGACCTTCATGAAGAGGAGCCAGGGGCCCCTGCCAACAGCCAGCCACATGTGAGTCATGGAAGCGCGCTTCTGTGGAAGTTCATCCTCCTGCCCCAGTAAAGCCTTCCAATGACTGCAGCTCCACCTGACATAATTACAACTGCCTCTTCTAAGCCAGAACTTTCTGCCAAAGTGCTCCTGAATCTCCAACAGAAACTCTCTGTGaaagataataaacatatatgGTTGTATTAAACTACTGAGTTGGGGGGGTAATTTGTTACGCAGCAACAGAGAACTAACATTTCAGGATTTCCCACCCCCTGATACTTTCCCCACCTTACCACAGATGCCTGGAATGAGCAGAAAAAGACCTTTTTACACTATGCATAAGGTTATCATGCTAATACCCCTTGAAGAGCTAGCTGCATTCACTTAAAGTCATGGTAAGCCTGGCCAGATTGCTCGGTTGGTTAGACTCTAACCGTTAGAGCaccgtcctgaagcacagaggttgccagtttgatccccagtcagggcacttacaggaacagattcatgctcctatctctctcccctttcctctgtttccaaaatcaataaaataaacataaaaaatagtatattgtcggccctggctggttggctcagtggtagagtgttggcctggtgtgtaggagtcccgggttcaattcccagccagggcacacaggagaagcgcccatctgcttctctacccctccccctctccttcctctctgtctctctcttcccccctcccacagccaaggctccattggagcaaagttggccggggcactgaggatggttccatggcctctgcctcaggtgctagaatggctctggttgcaacagagcaactccccagatgggcagagcatcgccccctggtgggcatgccgggtgaatcccggtagggcacatgcaggagtctgtctgcctccccgtttccaaattcttTTCCAAACTCTTAGCAGGCTAATGTATAGAGACATTAATTTCAATCTTGCTCTTGTCGTTGTAAGAgagtagaaagaataaaaaggtaattTCTTCTTCAGGGTCTACCACCCCAATAGCTAAAGTCTTGAATCATAAGGTTTAGGTTCTTCTTACCCCTCACCCAGTCCCTAAACCCTAAAACACATTCCGTGAACAGCTTCTTGGCGTTTCAAGGGCCACCCTAAATAAGACCCCCAGCCCTTGATCCTGAGGGTTAGATAATAACCCTCATAGTTAGAGAAACTATGCTGGAAAGTTGCTCCgtaagaaaagagggaaaagctGGCATTGGGTCAGGAAGGGTTCAAGTGGCCGGACCCAAAGGGATGAGTGATCCCTCAGGCTGGGGAGGGATTTGAAGTTTCCAGGAATGGAAACCGGTCCCTGGCTAGTAGGCAACCTCGGGGTGTGTGTATCAGGGGTGGAGCGGGATTGCTAAGCGGGGCGTCTGAGGAATGCGATCCTGGGGTCTGCGCATGCACCAAAGACCTCCCCTTACCCCACTCCTGCCCACCTGGCTCGCAGGCTGTGGAGCCGTATCCTTCCTTCACTGGTACGGATAAGGGGGTGAAACAGTGGCATCAAGACTGGGGGGGAAAGGGGCCCTTTCCTAAATCTTTCCCCAAATGTTGGGGACTTCCCagccccagagagagagaggaggggaaacctAATGAATTTCCCGCCAACACtgagctagatttttttttcttaatttgtaaattaaaagaCGGGTGCCGCTCTTTGCCCAGGAGTAAGTTGCAGCGAATTCAGTTAGAGGTACTTTTCCCGAGAGCGGTCTGTGGGGCtggaggaaggagatggaagaAGGTGGAGGAAGTAATAGAGGATTGAAGGCGCCAGAGTCCCCCACCTGACAGTTTCCGTCACCAGGCAGGTCCGGCGTCCGTCACTTTCGGACAGCTACTGACCTGCGCGCGCCCGCCCCTCGGGCTCCGACACAAACACACGCACGTGCGCCCCGCCCCCGCGCGCGCACGCGCCCCGAGGCTCCGGCGGCGGGCGCGCGCGCGGTGCTCGCTGCCCCCACGCCGCTCGCTCCGCTCGGATCGCGGCGCGTCCTGCTCCCGGCTCGGCTCCACGCTGGACCCGCGGATCCCGAAGCGGCGGCCGTGGTCGGTGGGCTCCCGCAAGCGCAGCGGGGCAGACGGCGGTGCCCGGGAAGGGGCGCAGCGGAGCCAGGCGAGTCTCCGGGAGGCGATGTCGCTGGGCGCGGGCCCCTGCGTAAGGCGGGCGCCGCGACAGGCCGGCCGGTGAGGCGCCGCCGGGGGAGGCCGCGACGGAGAGCCCGGACCCGCCATGGGCTGAGACACGTCCTCGCCGAGCAGGTGCAGTGGCCAGCGGTCCCCGGGGAAGCCCGCCCGACAGGCCCGGGGACCCTCAACCCCGTTGGGACGCCCCTGTCTAGCCGGTGCCCTGTTGACCTTCCCTGTCGCCTCCCCAGAGGCCCTGCAGACCCCGCCTCCAAACCGGCCCGGGCAACCTCTGTGAAACCAACCGTGCCCCACATCGCGGGCACGTCCCCTTCCTGCACTCCTGTGACCCCGGCCCAGCAGACCCCTGTACTCACCTCTATCCCAGTATTTTGAACCCATTGCCTGCACAATGCCTGGAACTACCcagcatctctttctttcttctctagcCCAACGGGGGTTGGGAAGGGGGGAACCAGGTGAAGGACAGAGCTGGTCCTTCCCTCAGCTGGCCCTGGTGACCATAAACCCATCCTGTCTCGCAAGCCTGTAGTGAAAGTGATCCTTCTTTACCCCACCAGAACATGCCTGGGTGACTCCCAGATCTTCCTGGTGTCTTTCCTCGCCCTCCCCGGTGACACTATGCAACCCCAGCGTGACCTGCGAGGCCTCTGGCTCCTGCTGCTGTCCTGGTTCCCGCTCCGCGTTGAGGTGGCCAGAGCTGGCCGGCTGGTGGTGAGCTGCCCTGCCGCCTGCCTGTGCGCCAGCAACATCCTCAGCTGCTCCAAGCAGCAGCTGCCCAACGTGCCCCACGCCCTGCCCAGCTACACAGCTCAGTTAGACCTCAGCCACAACAACCTGAGCCGCCTGCGGGCCGAGTGGACCCCCACGCGCCTGCTCCACCTGCACTCCCTGCTGCTGAGCCACAACCAGCTGAACTTCATCTCCTCGGAGGCCTTTTCCCCGGTACCCAACCTGCGCTACCTGGACCTCTCCTCCAACCAGCTGCGGACACTGGATGAGTCCCTGTTCAGTGAGCTGCGGGTGTTGGAGGTGCTGCTGCTTTACAATAACCATATCATGGCAGTGGACCGCTCGGCCTTCGAGGACGTGGCCCAGCTGCAAAAACTCTACCTGAGCCAGAACCAGATTTCCCGCTTCCCTCTGGAACTGGTCAGGCTTCCCAAGCTGGCGCTTCTAGACCTGTCCTCCAACAAGCTGAAGACCTTACCATTGTCCGACCTGCAGAAGCTGCCCGCGTGGGTCAAGAATGGGCTGTACCTGCACAACAACCCCCTGTTCTGCAACTGTGAGCTCTACCAGCTCTTCGCACACTGGCAGTACCGGCAGCTGAGCCCCGTCGTGGACTTCCAAGAGGACCTGCACTGCATGAGCTCTAAGAAGCTACACAGTGTCTTCAACCTCAACTGCAGCGAGTACAAGGAGCATGCCTGGGTGGCCCACCTGGGGGACACCTTGACCATCCATTGTGACACCAAGCAGCAGGGGATGACTAAGATGTGGGTGACACCCAGCAATGAGCGGGTGCTGGATGCCATGGCCAACAGCACAGTGAGAGTGTTTGAGAATGGCAGTCTTCATTTCCAGCGGGTGCAGGTGGAGGATGGGGGTGTGTATACCTGCTACGCCGTGGGGGAGGCTTTCAATGAGACCCTGTCTGTGGAGTTGAAAGTGTACAATTTCACCTTGCACGGACACCATGACACCCTCAACACAGCCTATACCACCCTCGTGGGCTGTATCCTCAGTGTGGTCCTGGTCCTCATATACCTGTATCTCACCCCTTGTCGCTGCTGGTGCCGGGGCATTGAGAAGCCTTCCAGTCACCAAGGAGACAGCCTCAGCTCTTCTATGCTTAGTACCACACCCAACCACGATCCTATGGCTGGTGGGGACAAGGATGATGGTTTTGAACGGCGGGTGGCCTTCCTGGAACCTGCTGGACCCGGGCAGGGTCAAAATGGCAAGCTCAAGCCAGGCAACACCCTGCCGGTGCCCGAGGCTACAGGCAAGGGCCAGCGGAGGATGTCGGATCCGGAATCGGTCAGCTCGGTCTTCTCTGATACGCCCATTGTGGTGTGAGCAGGGTGGGTTGGTGGGGAGATTCCGCCCCAGGAGAGGTAATGCACCCCGAAGGATTTGAGGGGATGGAGGAGAGGGCTGGCTGCCCAAGGGAGTGGGTACCCCTGACCTCGAGAGAATTGGTTG
It encodes the following:
- the AMIGO1 gene encoding amphoterin-induced protein 1, whose amino-acid sequence is MQPQRDLRGLWLLLLSWFPLRVEVARAGRLVVSCPAACLCASNILSCSKQQLPNVPHALPSYTAQLDLSHNNLSRLRAEWTPTRLLHLHSLLLSHNQLNFISSEAFSPVPNLRYLDLSSNQLRTLDESLFSELRVLEVLLLYNNHIMAVDRSAFEDVAQLQKLYLSQNQISRFPLELVRLPKLALLDLSSNKLKTLPLSDLQKLPAWVKNGLYLHNNPLFCNCELYQLFAHWQYRQLSPVVDFQEDLHCMSSKKLHSVFNLNCSEYKEHAWVAHLGDTLTIHCDTKQQGMTKMWVTPSNERVLDAMANSTVRVFENGSLHFQRVQVEDGGVYTCYAVGEAFNETLSVELKVYNFTLHGHHDTLNTAYTTLVGCILSVVLVLIYLYLTPCRCWCRGIEKPSSHQGDSLSSSMLSTTPNHDPMAGGDKDDGFERRVAFLEPAGPGQGQNGKLKPGNTLPVPEATGKGQRRMSDPESVSSVFSDTPIVV